One window of the Streptomyces sp. NBC_00259 genome contains the following:
- a CDS encoding LLM class flavin-dependent oxidoreductase encodes MDAPDVPDAPETGDEIRGTARGTAPVPLSVLDLVTVGSGRTAGQALRTSVDIARLAERRGYHRHWVAEHHSMPGVASSSPAVILAHLAAHTERIRLGSGGVMLPNHAPLVIAEQFGTLEALAPGRIDLGLGRAPGTDGATAAALRRTERLNEGADDFPQQLVELTRFLDDDFPDGHPYARIHAVPGPVQATAPGGVQSPARPPIWLLGSSGFSARLAGTLGLPFAFAHHFSAQNTVPALDLYRDTFRPSAVLAEPYALIGVAALASDDAREARRQVMTGALSMLRLRTGRPGLVPTPEEAEAYGFSPLEREFVDSWLGNIVHGTPDEVRTGLDDLQKRTGADELMITANAHGGDARVRSYELIADAYGLPE; translated from the coding sequence GTGGACGCACCGGACGTACCGGACGCACCGGAGACCGGCGACGAGATCCGGGGTACGGCGCGCGGAACCGCCCCCGTACCCCTGTCGGTGCTGGACCTGGTCACCGTCGGCAGCGGCCGCACCGCCGGCCAGGCGCTGCGCACCAGCGTGGACATCGCCCGCCTCGCCGAGCGGCGCGGCTACCACCGCCACTGGGTCGCCGAGCACCACTCGATGCCCGGGGTCGCCTCGTCCTCCCCGGCCGTGATCCTCGCCCATCTCGCCGCCCACACCGAGCGCATCCGCCTCGGCTCCGGCGGTGTCATGCTGCCGAACCACGCGCCCCTGGTGATCGCCGAACAGTTCGGCACCCTGGAGGCCCTCGCGCCGGGCCGTATCGATCTGGGACTCGGCCGCGCACCCGGCACGGACGGCGCCACCGCCGCCGCGCTGCGCCGCACCGAGCGGCTGAACGAGGGTGCCGACGACTTCCCGCAGCAGCTCGTCGAGCTGACCCGCTTCCTGGACGACGACTTCCCCGACGGCCACCCGTACGCCCGGATCCACGCGGTCCCGGGTCCCGTCCAGGCCACCGCTCCGGGCGGGGTCCAGTCCCCGGCCCGGCCGCCGATCTGGCTGCTCGGCTCCTCCGGCTTCAGCGCCCGGCTGGCCGGAACGCTCGGCCTGCCGTTCGCGTTCGCCCACCACTTCTCGGCGCAGAACACCGTCCCGGCGCTCGACCTCTACCGGGACACCTTCCGCCCCTCGGCCGTGCTGGCCGAGCCCTACGCCCTGATCGGCGTCGCCGCCCTCGCCTCCGACGACGCCCGCGAGGCGCGCCGCCAGGTCATGACCGGCGCCCTGTCGATGCTGCGGCTGCGCACCGGACGCCCGGGTCTGGTCCCGACGCCGGAGGAGGCCGAGGCGTACGGGTTCAGCCCGCTGGAGCGGGAGTTCGTGGACAGCTGGCTCGGCAACATCGTCCATGGCACGCCGGACGAGGTCCGTACGGGCCTGGACGACCTGCAGAAGCGCACGGGAGCGGACGAACTGATGATCACGGCCAACGCGCACGGCGGGGATGCGCGGGTGCGTTCGTACGAGCTGATCGCGGACGCGTACGGACTGCCGGAGTAG
- a CDS encoding MazG nucleotide pyrophosphohydrolase domain-containing protein codes for MACDLDAPARPAPVSPELAAHRQELLHEEVQELAEAAASGDLEHIAHELADVVYIAYGTAVVHGIDLDAVIREIHRANMSKPGPDGRPARRSDGKVLKGDAYQPPDVAAVLRAQGWAPGGHG; via the coding sequence GTGGCGTGCGACCTGGACGCCCCGGCACGGCCGGCGCCGGTTTCTCCCGAACTCGCGGCCCACCGCCAGGAACTGCTCCACGAGGAGGTACAGGAACTGGCCGAGGCCGCCGCGAGCGGCGATCTGGAGCACATCGCGCACGAACTCGCCGACGTGGTCTACATCGCCTACGGCACCGCCGTCGTCCACGGCATCGATCTGGACGCGGTGATCCGCGAGATCCACCGGGCCAACATGTCCAAGCCGGGGCCGGACGGACGCCCGGCGCGGCGAAGCGACGGCAAGGTCCTCAAGGGCGACGCCTACCAGCCGCCGGACGTCGCCGCCGTGCTCCGCGCACAGGGGTGGGCACCCGGCGGTCACGGGTGA
- a CDS encoding maleate cis-trans isomerase family protein, with protein MTTVGLLYPGHSAEDDYPRIAVLLDSDIRLPLFHTDIGEDAHREDALIEMGAADRLAAGVEELRMAGSESLVWACTSGSFIRGWDGAQQQIRELAQTAGLPASSTSFAFVHAAQALGAGRVAVAATYPQDVTESFAEFLGAAGIEVTAARASGIVTAAEVGTWERDQVLELARAGDDPRAEAVLLPDTALHTTAHLAELEEALGKPVLTANQVTVWEGLRLAERKAWADGLGRLFARPDDWPDGE; from the coding sequence ATGACGACTGTCGGACTCCTCTATCCGGGGCACTCCGCCGAGGACGACTACCCGAGGATCGCCGTCCTGCTCGACAGCGACATCCGGCTGCCGCTCTTCCACACCGACATCGGCGAGGACGCGCACCGCGAGGACGCGCTGATCGAGATGGGCGCGGCGGACCGGCTGGCGGCCGGGGTGGAGGAGCTGCGGATGGCCGGATCGGAATCGCTGGTGTGGGCCTGTACGAGCGGAAGCTTCATCCGCGGCTGGGACGGCGCGCAGCAGCAGATCCGGGAGCTGGCGCAGACGGCCGGGCTGCCGGCGTCGAGCACGTCGTTCGCGTTCGTCCACGCGGCGCAGGCGCTGGGCGCGGGCCGGGTCGCGGTGGCGGCGACGTACCCGCAGGACGTGACCGAGTCCTTCGCGGAGTTCCTCGGTGCCGCCGGGATCGAGGTGACCGCGGCGAGGGCGAGCGGGATCGTCACGGCCGCCGAGGTCGGCACATGGGAGCGCGACCAGGTGCTGGAGCTGGCCCGCGCGGGCGACGACCCACGGGCGGAGGCGGTGCTCCTGCCGGACACCGCGCTGCACACGACGGCGCATCTGGCGGAGCTGGAGGAGGCGCTGGGCAAGCCGGTCCTCACGGCGAACCAGGTGACGGTGTGGGAAGGGCTGCGCCTGGCGGAGCGCAAGGCGTGGGCGGACGGCCTGGGCAGGTTGTTCGCGCGTCCTGACGACTGGCCGGACGGCGAGTAG
- a CDS encoding amidase: protein MTPEPNDLSALTARHLIAGYERGDFSPVEAARAVLERAEEAQRLTNAFVRIDGEQALAQAEAATERRRRREPLGPLDGVPVTVKDILLQAGAPTLRGSRTVRPAASAWDEDAPAVARLREQGAVFIGKTTTPEFGWKGVTDSPLTGVTRNPYDPSRTAGGSSGGSAAAVALGAAPLSIGTDGGGSVRIPASFCGIFGLKPTYGRIPLFPSSPFGTLAHAGPMTRDAADAALLLDVISGPDWRDWSQLAPAPRTAEGLAEGVKGLRIAYSPSLGGQVAVRPAVASAVRGAVGRLAELGAYIEEADPDIADPVEAFHTLWFSGAARVVQHFGAEQRELLDPGLREVCEAGARASALDYLAAVDVRMDLGRRMGRFHTAYDLLVTPTLPITAFEAGAEVPRESGHRRWTGWTPFTYPFNLTQQPAATVPCGVDEDGLPVGVQLVAPRHGDALVLRAAHALYESGLATVPSPVTS from the coding sequence ATGACTCCTGAGCCGAACGACCTGAGTGCCCTGACCGCACGTCATCTCATCGCCGGCTACGAGCGGGGCGACTTCTCCCCGGTGGAGGCGGCCCGCGCGGTCCTCGAGCGGGCCGAGGAGGCGCAGCGCCTCACCAACGCGTTCGTCCGGATCGACGGCGAGCAGGCGCTGGCGCAGGCGGAGGCGGCCACCGAGCGCCGCCGCAGAAGGGAACCGCTCGGACCGCTCGACGGCGTGCCCGTGACGGTCAAGGACATCCTGCTGCAGGCGGGCGCGCCGACGCTGCGCGGTTCCAGGACCGTGCGTCCCGCTGCCTCGGCCTGGGACGAGGACGCCCCGGCCGTGGCGCGGCTGCGGGAGCAGGGCGCGGTGTTCATCGGCAAGACGACGACGCCGGAGTTCGGCTGGAAGGGCGTCACGGACTCCCCGCTGACCGGGGTCACCCGCAATCCGTACGACCCGTCGCGCACGGCCGGCGGATCCAGCGGCGGGAGCGCGGCGGCCGTCGCGCTGGGCGCGGCGCCGCTGTCGATCGGGACGGACGGGGGCGGATCGGTCCGTATCCCGGCCTCGTTCTGCGGGATCTTCGGGCTGAAGCCGACGTACGGCCGGATCCCGCTGTTCCCGTCGAGCCCGTTCGGCACGCTGGCCCATGCCGGGCCGATGACGCGGGACGCCGCGGACGCGGCGCTGCTGCTGGATGTGATCAGCGGGCCCGACTGGCGCGACTGGTCCCAGCTGGCGCCCGCGCCGAGGACCGCGGAGGGCCTGGCCGAGGGTGTGAAGGGCCTGCGGATCGCGTACTCCCCGTCGCTCGGCGGCCAGGTCGCGGTACGGCCCGCGGTCGCTTCCGCGGTGCGCGGGGCGGTGGGCCGGCTCGCGGAGCTGGGCGCGTACATCGAGGAGGCCGACCCGGACATCGCGGACCCGGTGGAGGCCTTCCACACGCTGTGGTTCAGCGGGGCGGCCCGAGTGGTGCAGCACTTCGGGGCGGAGCAGCGGGAGCTGCTCGACCCGGGGCTGCGGGAGGTCTGCGAGGCGGGTGCGCGGGCTTCGGCTCTGGACTACCTCGCGGCCGTGGACGTCCGGATGGACCTGGGGCGGCGGATGGGCCGGTTCCATACGGCGTACGACCTGCTGGTCACGCCGACGCTGCCGATCACCGCGTTCGAGGCGGGAGCGGAGGTGCCCCGCGAATCCGGACACCGGCGCTGGACGGGGTGGACCCCGTTCACCTACCCGTTCAACCTCACCCAGCAGCCGGCCGCGACGGTGCCGTGCGGGGTGGACGAGGACGGCCTTCCGGTCGGCGTCCAGCTCGTCGCACCCCGGCACGGCGACGCCCTGGTCCTGCGCGCGGCGCACGCGTTGTACGAATCGGGACTGGCGACGGTCCCGTCACCGGTGACCTCGTAG
- a CDS encoding maleate cis-trans isomerase family protein has protein sequence MDVSLEVSFLGGPAPQRGIGVVAPFDFALDRELWRWVPDDVSLRLTRTPYVPVEVSLDLARIVSEHETLGEAVRALSASEPEVIAYACTSGSFVGGVAGERAMCEAMTSAGEVASLTTSGALLEALEELGARRIAVVTPYTDSVTRALEDYLGEAGVAVTGRAFLGLTRYIWKVPYRSVVDMARQAVVGAADALFISCTNLPTYDAIPQLEAELRMPVLSANQVTMWAALRRIGVYAVGPYQALLMDTAGPHEEPPPPAPPAPPAASAPPVAPPVTQSEEQEGWT, from the coding sequence ATGGATGTGTCCCTCGAAGTCTCGTTCCTGGGCGGACCCGCCCCGCAACGCGGGATCGGTGTGGTCGCCCCGTTCGACTTCGCGCTGGACCGTGAGCTGTGGCGCTGGGTGCCCGATGACGTCTCGCTGCGTCTCACCCGTACGCCGTACGTGCCCGTCGAGGTCTCCCTCGACCTCGCCCGGATCGTCAGCGAGCACGAGACGCTCGGTGAGGCGGTGCGGGCGCTGTCCGCGTCCGAGCCGGAGGTCATCGCGTACGCCTGCACCAGCGGCAGCTTCGTCGGTGGAGTGGCGGGCGAGCGGGCCATGTGCGAGGCGATGACGTCCGCGGGGGAGGTCGCCTCGCTGACCACCTCCGGCGCGCTGCTCGAAGCCCTCGAAGAGCTCGGCGCCCGCCGTATCGCCGTGGTCACCCCGTACACGGACTCCGTGACCCGGGCGCTGGAGGACTATCTCGGTGAGGCCGGGGTAGCGGTCACGGGCCGCGCCTTCCTGGGACTGACCCGGTACATCTGGAAGGTGCCGTACCGGTCGGTGGTGGACATGGCCCGCCAGGCCGTGGTGGGCGCGGCGGACGCGCTCTTCATCAGCTGCACGAATCTTCCGACGTACGACGCGATACCCCAGCTGGAGGCGGAACTGCGGATGCCGGTGCTCTCCGCCAACCAGGTCACGATGTGGGCCGCGCTCCGCCGGATCGGCGTCTACGCCGTCGGCCCGTACCAGGCTCTCCTGATGGACACCGCCGGGCCGCACGAGGAGCCGCCGCCCCCGGCCCCGCCGGCGCCACCGGCCGCCTCCGCGCCGCCGGTCGCGCCCCCGGTCACCCAGTCCGAGGAACAGGAAGGATGGACATGA
- a CDS encoding bifunctional DNA primase/polymerase, protein MSTWPRDETPLSPAADEERRRDIFAFLRNGGQHHVAQITAQGADWLASASACPRSTLTLWESRPGAPVVVSCGGGVFDVVNVPAIFGRRMLDRLWSEGPGSGPVAFHRGRMLLFAAPGTAQRLPSLLGWEEWGSAVPPLLCHGTGDAITVPPLSPPPAANGTGARWVVAPDTRHPWLPGPEVLLWACVRAARATSAARVRISIFPPADQDAKVYDVSRRR, encoded by the coding sequence ATGAGCACTTGGCCGAGAGACGAGACGCCCCTCAGCCCCGCCGCCGACGAGGAGCGCAGGCGGGACATCTTCGCCTTCCTCCGGAACGGAGGGCAGCATCACGTCGCCCAGATCACCGCGCAGGGCGCGGACTGGCTCGCGTCCGCCAGTGCGTGCCCGCGGTCCACGCTCACGCTGTGGGAGTCGCGGCCGGGCGCGCCGGTCGTCGTGTCGTGCGGCGGGGGCGTCTTCGACGTCGTGAACGTGCCCGCGATCTTCGGGCGCCGGATGCTCGACCGGCTGTGGTCGGAGGGTCCCGGCTCCGGCCCGGTCGCCTTCCACCGCGGGCGGATGCTGCTGTTCGCCGCCCCTGGCACCGCTCAGCGGTTACCGAGCCTCCTCGGCTGGGAGGAGTGGGGCAGTGCCGTACCGCCGCTCCTCTGCCACGGCACCGGCGACGCGATCACCGTCCCGCCGCTCTCCCCGCCGCCCGCCGCCAACGGCACGGGAGCGCGCTGGGTGGTCGCTCCCGACACCCGGCACCCCTGGCTCCCGGGGCCCGAGGTTCTGCTCTGGGCCTGCGTCCGGGCGGCCCGGGCGACCTCCGCCGCGAGGGTCCGTATATCGATTTTTCCTCCCGCCGATCAGGATGCTAAGGTCTACGACGTCAGCAGGCGCCGCTAG
- a CDS encoding M6 family metalloprotease domain-containing protein encodes MERPTLRAAAAAFTSLVALVATSLVAGPAFADTPEGPCALPRTPAHHSLGLDTWNSSYPRPNRALDAVLVFLSFPDATPLTTPQQLTGDHFPATSDFFRQASYGKFTLRPHPVAHWIRMPKASTDYRIRRDWEPERRTAYLRDAVAAADPVVDFSRYDVVYLVADPDAPGVDSDATKVVNFEEPTSADGVDLKRAVTVFERHPPDRHVLAHETGHVFDLPDLYNRPVDGKGDWDTHVGDWDVMGSQFGLAPEFFGWHKWKLGWLDRRQVRCVRGAADRLVTLEPLAAAPAPGGSVGTRLAVVRTGENSALAIEARGAAGNDLGTCKEGVLIYRVRNEAASGAGPVEVIDTHPESGACWDRSVYPQLADAPLGVGETFTVPEARLRVEVKDRTRTGAWTVKLAMVR; translated from the coding sequence GTGGAACGGCCGACCCTGCGTGCCGCGGCGGCCGCGTTCACGTCCCTGGTGGCCCTCGTCGCCACCTCCCTCGTGGCGGGCCCCGCCTTCGCCGACACCCCGGAGGGCCCCTGCGCGCTGCCCCGCACCCCGGCCCACCATTCGCTGGGCCTGGACACCTGGAACTCCTCGTATCCGCGTCCGAACCGGGCCCTCGACGCGGTCCTGGTCTTCCTCTCGTTCCCGGACGCCACCCCGCTGACCACACCGCAGCAACTGACCGGTGACCACTTCCCCGCGACCAGTGACTTCTTCCGTCAGGCGTCGTACGGGAAGTTCACCCTGCGGCCGCACCCCGTCGCCCATTGGATCCGGATGCCCAAGGCGTCGACGGACTACCGGATAAGGCGGGACTGGGAGCCCGAGCGGCGCACCGCCTATCTGCGGGACGCGGTCGCCGCCGCGGACCCGGTGGTCGACTTCTCGCGCTACGACGTCGTCTATCTGGTCGCCGATCCGGACGCACCGGGCGTCGACTCCGACGCGACGAAGGTGGTCAACTTCGAGGAGCCCACGAGCGCCGACGGGGTCGATCTCAAGCGGGCCGTCACCGTCTTCGAGCGGCATCCCCCGGACCGCCATGTGCTGGCCCACGAGACAGGGCACGTGTTCGACCTGCCGGACCTCTACAACCGGCCGGTGGACGGCAAGGGCGACTGGGACACCCACGTGGGGGACTGGGATGTGATGGGCAGCCAGTTCGGGCTCGCCCCGGAGTTCTTCGGCTGGCACAAGTGGAAGCTGGGCTGGCTGGACCGGCGGCAGGTGCGCTGTGTGAGGGGGGCGGCCGACCGGCTGGTCACCCTGGAGCCGCTCGCGGCGGCGCCCGCCCCCGGCGGCTCCGTGGGAACGCGGCTCGCCGTCGTCAGGACGGGCGAGAACAGCGCGCTGGCGATCGAGGCGCGGGGAGCGGCGGGCAACGACCTGGGGACCTGCAAGGAGGGGGTGCTGATCTACCGCGTACGCAACGAGGCGGCGTCCGGAGCAGGGCCCGTCGAGGTGATCGACACCCATCCGGAGAGCGGCGCGTGCTGGGACCGGTCGGTCTACCCGCAGCTGGCGGACGCGCCGCTGGGGGTGGGGGAGACGTTCACGGTGCCGGAGGCGCGGTTGCGGGTGGAGGTGAAGGACCGCACACGGACGGGGGCGTGGACGGTGAAGCTCGCGATGGTGCGGTGA
- a CDS encoding D-2-hydroxyacid dehydrogenase → MSVPILLVLEADPPPRLGRLTGRAEIRYADDRSLAAELPHADALLVWDFTSDAVRHAWPGGGPRPRWVHTPSAGVDRLICPEFTDSDTVLTNARGIFEQPIAEYVAALVLAMAKDVPGTLELQRQRRWRHRESLPVAGSRAVVVGAGPIGQAIARTLRALDVEVALTGRTARPGVHGAEDLDRLLTLADWVVCAAPLTEATRGMFGARRFALMRPSARFVNVGRGALVVEDELVTAVTERHIAGAALDVFEEEPLGPGHRLWDVPGLIVSPHMSGDTVGWRDRLGEQFVGLFELWSAGKPLPNVVDKKRGYVPSHDS, encoded by the coding sequence ATGTCCGTCCCGATTCTTCTCGTACTGGAAGCGGACCCTCCGCCACGGCTCGGACGGCTCACCGGCCGCGCCGAGATCCGGTACGCCGACGACCGCTCCCTCGCCGCGGAACTGCCGCACGCCGACGCGCTGCTGGTGTGGGACTTCACCTCCGACGCGGTACGCCACGCCTGGCCCGGAGGCGGCCCGAGACCGCGCTGGGTGCACACCCCGAGCGCGGGCGTGGACCGGCTGATCTGCCCCGAGTTCACCGACTCCGACACGGTCCTGACCAATGCCCGGGGGATCTTCGAGCAGCCCATCGCCGAGTACGTGGCCGCCCTCGTGCTGGCGATGGCCAAGGACGTGCCCGGCACCCTGGAGCTCCAGCGGCAGCGCCGATGGCGGCACCGGGAGTCCCTGCCGGTGGCGGGCAGCCGGGCCGTCGTCGTCGGCGCGGGCCCGATCGGCCAGGCGATCGCGCGCACCCTGCGGGCGCTGGACGTGGAGGTGGCCCTCACCGGGCGCACGGCCCGGCCGGGGGTGCACGGCGCCGAGGACCTGGACCGGCTGCTGACCCTCGCCGACTGGGTCGTGTGCGCGGCGCCGCTGACGGAGGCGACCCGGGGCATGTTCGGTGCCCGGCGGTTCGCGCTGATGCGGCCCTCGGCCCGGTTCGTCAACGTGGGGCGGGGGGCGCTGGTGGTCGAGGACGAGCTGGTCACGGCGGTCACCGAGCGGCACATCGCGGGCGCGGCCCTGGACGTCTTCGAGGAGGAGCCGCTCGGGCCCGGCCACCGGCTGTGGGACGTTCCGGGGCTGATCGTCTCGCCGCACATGAGCGGTGACACGGTGGGCTGGCGCGACCGGCTGGGTGAGCAGTTCGTCGGACTCTTCGAGCTGTGGTCGGCCGGAAAGCCGCTGCCGAACGTGGTCGACAAGAAACGTGGGTACGTCCCCTCCCATGACTCCTGA
- a CDS encoding putative bifunctional diguanylate cyclase/phosphodiesterase: MSGNTKGRGPAAVAAPGSTHPPVTERDASTAPSTAPSSASVTAPDAARDLAASLARDLATTMARDLAPTAPTAVPAAPAAAAESAESAERPAFASQLADYRAAFNAAQLAMALVDHEGLVVTANDALAALLGTEPAALCRQPAAGLVDLATDGRTWQAYREVLRGRRSRFRCTRRLKHADGHPVWAEVTVVPAPDGRRVLLSVADISDRRELQARLRHLQMHDPVTRLPNRTLFFERLSAALDSSSYEHGGTGRIGLCYLDLDGFKAVNDTLGHRVGDRLLTAVAGRLTECAEGDGRTRGGSHLVARLGGDEFAILVEDSTGTEQLADLARSVLAALQQPFDLSGQRLSVSASIGVVERAADGTSATGLMQDADTTLYWAKADGKARWTLFDPERNAHRMTRQALSSTLRPAVERGEFSLEYQPLVCMADGAVRGVEALVRWNHPQFGTLAPNRFIGIAEEDGSIVQLGRWILRTACRQARQWQTDHPADTPIFVSVNVAVRQVWDSDLVADVAGILAETGLAPHLLQLELTESAVMGSAGRPLQALQALSDMGVRIAIDDFGTGYSNLAYLSRLPVSVLKLDGSFVRGFRYDDGTHPNPADETIVEAMVQLAHRLGLTVTAECVETAGQAERLRRIGCDTGQGWWYSRAVAPDRIAGMIGVSPLAV; the protein is encoded by the coding sequence GTGAGCGGAAACACGAAAGGACGGGGTCCCGCGGCCGTCGCGGCGCCCGGGAGCACCCACCCTCCGGTCACGGAGCGTGATGCTTCCACCGCGCCTTCCACCGCGCCGTCCAGCGCATCGGTCACGGCGCCGGACGCCGCGCGAGACCTCGCCGCGAGCCTTGCACGGGACCTCGCCACGACCATGGCGCGGGACCTGGCGCCGACCGCCCCGACGGCCGTCCCGGCCGCCCCGGCCGCCGCCGCCGAGTCCGCCGAGTCCGCGGAGCGCCCTGCTTTCGCCTCTCAACTCGCCGACTACCGCGCCGCGTTCAACGCCGCCCAGCTCGCCATGGCTCTCGTCGACCACGAGGGCCTCGTCGTCACCGCGAACGACGCACTCGCCGCGCTCCTCGGCACCGAACCCGCCGCCCTGTGCCGGCAGCCCGCCGCCGGTCTCGTCGACCTCGCCACCGACGGCCGTACGTGGCAGGCGTACCGCGAGGTGCTGCGCGGACGGCGCTCCCGCTTCCGCTGCACCCGCCGCCTCAAACACGCAGACGGGCATCCGGTCTGGGCCGAGGTCACCGTCGTCCCCGCACCGGACGGCCGGCGCGTGCTGCTCTCCGTCGCGGACATCAGCGACCGGCGCGAACTCCAGGCGCGGCTGCGCCACCTCCAGATGCACGATCCGGTGACCCGGCTGCCCAACCGCACCCTGTTCTTCGAACGGCTCAGCGCGGCGCTCGACTCCTCGTCGTACGAGCACGGCGGCACGGGCCGGATCGGACTGTGCTACCTCGACCTCGACGGCTTCAAGGCCGTCAACGACACGCTCGGCCACCGCGTCGGCGACCGGCTGCTCACGGCGGTGGCGGGCCGGCTCACCGAGTGCGCGGAGGGCGACGGCCGGACGCGCGGCGGCAGCCATCTCGTGGCACGGCTCGGCGGCGACGAGTTCGCGATCCTGGTCGAGGACTCCACCGGTACGGAACAGCTCGCCGATCTGGCCCGTTCCGTACTGGCCGCGCTTCAGCAGCCGTTCGACCTCTCCGGGCAGCGGCTGTCGGTCTCGGCCTCCATCGGGGTCGTCGAGCGCGCGGCCGACGGCACGAGCGCGACCGGGCTGATGCAGGACGCGGACACGACGCTGTACTGGGCGAAGGCGGACGGCAAGGCCCGCTGGACCCTCTTCGACCCGGAGCGCAACGCCCACCGGATGACCCGTCAGGCACTGTCGTCGACCCTGCGGCCGGCCGTCGAGCGGGGGGAGTTCTCGCTGGAGTACCAGCCGCTGGTGTGCATGGCGGACGGGGCGGTGCGGGGTGTGGAGGCCCTGGTCCGCTGGAACCATCCGCAGTTCGGCACGCTGGCGCCGAATCGGTTCATCGGGATCGCCGAGGAGGACGGCTCGATCGTCCAGCTCGGGCGCTGGATCCTGCGCACGGCATGCCGGCAGGCCCGCCAGTGGCAGACCGACCACCCCGCGGACACGCCGATCTTCGTCAGCGTCAATGTCGCGGTACGCCAGGTCTGGGACTCCGACCTGGTCGCCGACGTCGCCGGGATCCTGGCGGAGACGGGCCTCGCGCCGCATCTGCTGCAGCTCGAACTCACCGAGTCCGCGGTGATGGGCTCGGCGGGCCGGCCGCTCCAGGCCCTCCAGGCGCTGAGCGACATGGGCGTCCGGATCGCGATCGACGACTTCGGGACCGGGTACTCCAACCTCGCCTATCTGAGCCGTCTTCCGGTGTCCGTACTGAAACTCGACGGATCGTTTGTTCGCGGCTTCCGCTACGACGACGGCACGCATCCGAACCCTGCGGACGAGACGATCGTCGAGGCGATGGTCCAGCTGGCGCACCGGCTCGGTCTGACGGTCACCGCGGAGTGCGTGGAGACGGCGGGCCAGGCGGAACGGCTGCGGCGCATCGGCTGCGACACGGGGCAGGGGTGGTGGTACTCGCGTGCGGTGGCGCCCGACCGGATCGCGGGGATGATCGGCGTCAGCCCCCTGGCGGTGTGA